The window GTACAATATTTGCTGAAAAGTATTTTGGACACTTAGGAGCTAGATGTACGTCCGATATAGATCTTTTAGTGCATCCTTTTGAACTGGAAAGAGCCGTAAGTTGTGTGAAATCACTGGGGTATATAGAGCAGGAACGGATCCCTTCCCATTTCCATTGGAGTTTTAGTAAGGAAATACCTAGCAGCGCTGTTCCTCTGACCATTGAGCTTCACTGGGATTTACTGAAGGAAAAAACATCGGATTTAAATATTGATGAGTTCTGGGAGCAAGCCACAGCCATGGGATCATACCGGTATATCAAGGAATTATCAGATTACCATACGTTTTATATGATTTGTTTGCATGGTTGGAGGCATAATTTATGTTCTCTTAAATATTTTTTGGATATCATCCAGTTGATACATATCCTGCAGGACAATATTGACTACACCCGTTTACTGAAGGACGCTGCTGCCCACAAAACCCTGAGAAGGACCGTCAGGACATTAGCGATTGTCTACCATCATTTTCCTCATCTAGCAGAAAGTAAAGAGCTGCCAGGTGAATGGAAGGTTCGTCTATGGTGGGAGTACAGCTCTTTTAGAGTTAATAAGAGGTCTTTTAAGAGTTATGTGAATTGGATTTATTATCATATTTTTGATTTTGACACGGTCAGACATACTTTGACAGCACTATTTGATTTTACCTATAGCGTAACGAATAGGACGTATTCGGGTAAAATTAAAAAGATGCAAGAGGCAGTTGACAGTTAAGATATTAGATGATATTCTGAGGTTGTTCTCGATAAAGAACGAAGTCGGAGAATGTAAATGAAGTGTTTACATGAGGATGTAAATAAATAGTAGTAAATTAATGAATATTAACGTTCTTTAATGAGAACAGTAAAAGGGTGAGATTCCCTTTTATCAGATAGAAATGTGGAGGAAACGTATGAGTGCAATAGCCGGAATCTTTCACCTAGATCAAGAGCCTGTGCATGCTGAACATGGCCATATATTGATGCAAGGATTTGCAAAGTATCCTTCAGATGATGTTCAGACATGGCAGCAAGGCAAAGTTTTCCTGGGCTGCTATGCACAGTGGATTACACCCGAATCGGTCGGTGAACGAAATCCTTATTATGATTCTGAAAGACGGCTGGCCATTACAGCAGACGCTATCATCGATAATCGTGATGAATTGTTCCAGCTGCTTCAAATAGATCGAGACCAGAAAGTAACGATCAAGGATAGTGAGTTGATTTTACTTGCTTATGTGAAATGGGGAGTGGATGCC is drawn from Paenibacillus sp. V4I7 and contains these coding sequences:
- a CDS encoding nucleotidyltransferase family protein, translating into MIITMIQALYDPRISMPQEMEFYEKALEDIEFFDISPQIYWLLNQRGQLVQMPSFFQERLKQKYNGALYQNMFIRSQTKIILEKLEDAGIQTIPLKGTIFAEKYFGHLGARCTSDIDLLVHPFELERAVSCVKSLGYIEQERIPSHFHWSFSKEIPSSAVPLTIELHWDLLKEKTSDLNIDEFWEQATAMGSYRYIKELSDYHTFYMICLHGWRHNLCSLKYFLDIIQLIHILQDNIDYTRLLKDAAAHKTLRRTVRTLAIVYHHFPHLAESKELPGEWKVRLWWEYSSFRVNKRSFKSYVNWIYYHIFDFDTVRHTLTALFDFTYSVTNRTYSGKIKKMQEAVDS